The following coding sequences are from one Fibrobacter sp. UBA4297 window:
- a CDS encoding nucleotidyl transferase AbiEii/AbiGii toxin family protein, with translation MYLHENRERFLNVLETVSRISGIQADLVEKDYYVSLILKEIATSSDKAVFKGGTSLSKALKVINRFSEDIDISFSEHIGTSRRKKLKYNIIAPIAKKLGLVITNLDKTQSDRDINNYIFEYKPLCKSNAHIVPAVKVETSLVTAVFPFEAMPIGNYIADYAKDISLSDYGLEPFMMNVQALERTLIDKVFAICDYYLTGKPRRLSRHIYDIHKILSLIKFDEQFKELLQKVREIRCSLDICPSAKPGISINLLLKEICDKNFFKQDYEGVTQFFIFDNIKYKEAKTSLQKIIESGVFAERF, from the coding sequence ATGTATTTGCATGAAAATAGAGAAAGGTTCTTAAATGTTTTGGAAACAGTAAGCAGGATATCCGGAATCCAAGCAGATCTAGTTGAAAAAGACTACTATGTTTCCCTTATCCTTAAAGAAATTGCAACTTCGTCAGATAAGGCCGTTTTCAAGGGAGGCACTTCGCTTTCCAAGGCGCTTAAGGTCATCAACCGTTTCTCAGAAGATATCGACATTTCCTTTTCGGAACATATCGGGACATCGCGTCGAAAGAAACTCAAATACAACATAATCGCCCCTATCGCTAAGAAATTGGGCCTTGTCATCACGAATCTTGACAAGACGCAAAGCGATCGCGACATAAACAACTACATATTCGAATACAAGCCGCTCTGCAAATCCAACGCACATATCGTCCCTGCGGTTAAGGTTGAAACAAGCCTAGTTACGGCGGTCTTTCCATTCGAAGCGATGCCAATAGGGAATTACATCGCCGACTATGCAAAAGATATATCTTTGAGCGATTACGGACTTGAACCGTTCATGATGAATGTTCAGGCTCTAGAGCGAACTTTAATTGATAAGGTGTTCGCCATTTGTGACTACTATCTTACTGGGAAGCCTCGTCGTCTATCGCGACACATTTACGACATTCACAAGATACTTTCATTGATTAAATTTGACGAACAATTCAAAGAACTTCTTCAAAAGGTTCGCGAAATACGTTGCTCTTTAGACATCTGCCCTTCGGCAAAACCTGGGATAAGCATCAATTTACTCTTAAAAGAAATCTGCGATAAGAACTTTTTTAAGCAGGATTACGAAGGGGTGACTCAGTTCTTTATTTTTGACAATATAAAATACAAGGAGGCAAAAACCTCCTTGCAAAAAATAATTGAATCTGGTGTTTTTGCAGAACGGTTCTAG
- a CDS encoding fibronectin type III domain-containing protein has product MKNLRLFKLTASMAFVASMSACTNSSSPEDDYFEFTSSSKESSSSSSVDVSVCKTVKESLATPTKFNVANDSDTSWTFSWEYSRNSERPETGFRIEYLDLDATNTDWKSEGTTNAEVTLYKLHGKSKVGKYYRVIAIDDCGRSDGSNRLQINENGSTSVSTATDANLGVPTNFEITDTLGQNLWLVSWNYSGDKDSYVLQRFIETKNAWEKFLTIDDRTALETVIDTAAAGKYIRVAAVYEGKVSTYSEKIKMPDAVVKTASTGTPSGGGKSSCVPAAPTNLKAMRIAPSVWRLSWDYKRTSTCNESGFMVQSLDMKNPVGWKDLGESAVDVKLFNLDGAKFRGMSFRVSAKNGDKKSEWTDPVEVTTETKYSTEYNFVTPTLKASVYKVAGGFEMMLVVDKNFPNEAMVSSSYTESLKYEFRWGGSAPEKMDTITVDKTSVTMKFTDKEKLCSSFGQVRTIWKDLNKNTDVSEWSDPVGSLTVYSNGLTDAEKLCPYVYKDESSSSSAE; this is encoded by the coding sequence ATGAAAAATTTGAGACTTTTCAAATTGACTGCATCGATGGCGTTCGTCGCTTCTATGAGCGCATGTACAAACTCGTCTTCGCCGGAAGATGATTATTTTGAATTCACAAGTTCATCGAAAGAGTCCAGTTCGTCTTCGTCCGTGGATGTTAGTGTTTGCAAAACGGTGAAGGAATCGCTTGCGACTCCGACAAAGTTTAATGTCGCTAACGATAGCGATACGTCTTGGACGTTTTCGTGGGAATATTCCCGAAATTCTGAGCGTCCTGAAACGGGCTTTAGAATTGAATATCTGGATCTGGATGCTACGAATACGGATTGGAAGAGCGAGGGTACTACGAATGCTGAAGTGACTTTGTATAAGCTTCATGGCAAGAGCAAGGTTGGCAAGTATTATCGCGTGATTGCAATTGATGATTGCGGTAGGTCCGACGGCAGCAACCGCTTGCAGATCAACGAGAATGGTTCGACGTCCGTGTCTACTGCGACCGATGCAAACCTCGGCGTCCCGACCAATTTTGAGATAACCGATACGCTTGGCCAAAACCTATGGCTTGTCTCCTGGAACTATTCTGGCGATAAGGATAGCTATGTGTTGCAGCGCTTTATCGAAACCAAGAATGCCTGGGAAAAATTCTTGACAATCGACGATAGGACTGCCCTCGAAACGGTTATTGATACTGCAGCTGCGGGCAAGTACATTCGCGTGGCCGCCGTTTACGAAGGCAAGGTCTCTACGTATTCCGAAAAAATCAAGATGCCGGATGCCGTTGTGAAAACGGCTTCTACAGGAACGCCTTCGGGTGGGGGCAAGAGCAGTTGCGTGCCGGCCGCTCCGACGAATCTTAAGGCTATGCGAATTGCTCCGAGCGTGTGGCGACTTTCGTGGGATTACAAGAGGACTAGTACCTGTAATGAATCGGGATTTATGGTGCAGTCTCTGGATATGAAAAATCCGGTAGGCTGGAAGGACCTCGGAGAATCCGCGGTGGATGTTAAGTTGTTTAATTTGGATGGTGCCAAATTCCGTGGAATGTCGTTCCGAGTTTCCGCTAAAAACGGGGACAAAAAGTCAGAATGGACCGACCCTGTTGAAGTGACCACCGAGACGAAGTATAGTACGGAATACAATTTTGTAACACCGACGTTAAAGGCGTCTGTTTACAAGGTTGCAGGTGGCTTCGAAATGATGCTTGTGGTGGATAAGAACTTCCCGAATGAGGCGATGGTCTCTTCTAGCTATACGGAATCCCTGAAGTATGAATTCCGTTGGGGAGGCTCTGCTCCAGAGAAAATGGATACGATTACCGTGGATAAGACTTCAGTGACAATGAAGTTTACAGACAAGGAAAAACTTTGTAGTTCGTTTGGTCAGGTGCGTACTATTTGGAAAGACTTGAACAAAAACACGGATGTGTCGGAATGGTCTGATCCTGTGGGCTCACTTACGGTGTACAGCAATGGGCTTACCGATGCTGAAAAGCTCTGCCCGTACGTCTACAAGGACGAATCTTCTTCCAGCTCCGCTGAATAA
- a CDS encoding DMT family protein translates to MKAGIFTILLLCCSNIFMTFAWYGNLKLKEMHISTDWPLILVILASWGIALLEYSFMIPANNIGSRINGGPFSLMQLKIIQEAISLTVFTTIAVTVFHTETLQWNHIVAFLLIIAAVFFAFLK, encoded by the coding sequence ATGAAAGCTGGTATTTTTACAATTCTTCTTCTCTGCTGTTCCAATATCTTTATGACGTTCGCTTGGTACGGCAACCTCAAGCTCAAAGAAATGCACATCAGCACCGACTGGCCGCTGATTCTCGTGATTCTCGCCTCGTGGGGCATCGCGCTCCTAGAGTACAGTTTCATGATTCCCGCGAACAACATCGGGAGCCGCATCAACGGCGGGCCCTTCAGCCTGATGCAGCTGAAAATCATCCAGGAAGCGATTTCGCTTACGGTGTTCACAACGATTGCGGTCACGGTATTCCATACAGAAACGCTCCAGTGGAATCACATCGTCGCGTTTTTGCTCATTATCGCGGCTGTTTTCTTTGCGTTTTTAAAATAA
- a CDS encoding family 43 glycosylhydrolase — translation MRKVNVFFALSALMAGQVFAADWYAKETRWAGHDPDIIRYEDGYALATTDNHMLMQFSEDALNWKNGDPAMPEFSKWLYKYAPNMIDIWAPDIHYVGGEYRMYYCGSEMGIRSSGMGFMSSKEIDPTKPGYGWTDQGEVIHTVKSDSYNAIDAAVLKDLDGKVWMAFGSWGTGIHILELDEKTGKVKDGAKMQNIANRGGAGVEGASLIEHNGKYFLFTAWDNCCKKGADLENNSYKTTVGRSNRIDGGYVDRSGKALLNGGGTILLSRYGRYYGPAGGEAFEDVNRQRFVNHYYDKNDGGNSYIQVRDIVWTEDNWPELGQPFMGRYLSAEAEHGILTHVDISSSSKASNGEFVAYINYDDSKIRLPMIIPQAGDYLIRYRYDNNWTEDGANGSSHFVDINGKTQEVQLPLTGAWSEFPEKSVVYIPTKLKRGSNFIEITKGKHYAELDRLDFLRIIRDTIPGNGFDNGIRVRLTEDDELAIKDGGYAIFENVVTDSIVGVGVSIQVKNSAGGTLSLRTESKKGDVISKCELPTAGDSKWTDVQCSNLPKLKGVQDFYLTAEGLGGETLVGNIRFGKAADTLKVSIPGNFRPNSGANRILRSGEMPQNGYHDLKGRRFDKLIPYRVMF, via the coding sequence ATGAGAAAAGTCAACGTGTTTTTTGCACTTTCTGCACTGATGGCGGGGCAGGTTTTTGCGGCCGATTGGTACGCCAAGGAAACCCGTTGGGCGGGCCATGATCCGGACATCATCCGTTACGAAGACGGCTATGCGCTTGCGACAACGGACAACCACATGCTTATGCAGTTTTCCGAAGACGCGTTGAACTGGAAAAATGGCGACCCCGCCATGCCTGAATTTTCGAAGTGGCTTTATAAATACGCTCCGAACATGATTGACATCTGGGCGCCGGATATTCACTATGTCGGTGGCGAATACCGCATGTACTATTGCGGTTCCGAAATGGGCATCCGCTCGTCGGGTATGGGCTTTATGTCAAGTAAGGAAATTGACCCGACAAAGCCAGGCTACGGCTGGACGGACCAGGGCGAGGTTATTCACACGGTCAAGAGTGATTCGTACAACGCGATTGACGCGGCGGTGCTCAAAGATCTTGACGGAAAAGTCTGGATGGCGTTTGGTTCGTGGGGGACGGGTATCCACATTCTCGAACTGGACGAAAAAACGGGCAAGGTGAAAGACGGCGCAAAAATGCAGAACATCGCGAACCGCGGTGGCGCAGGCGTCGAAGGTGCAAGCCTTATTGAACACAACGGAAAATATTTCCTCTTTACCGCTTGGGACAACTGCTGCAAAAAAGGCGCTGATCTCGAAAACAACTCTTACAAGACGACTGTCGGGCGTTCCAACCGCATTGATGGCGGTTATGTGGACCGCAGCGGCAAGGCTCTCTTGAATGGCGGCGGTACGATTCTCCTCAGCCGTTATGGGCGCTACTACGGGCCCGCGGGCGGTGAAGCATTCGAAGACGTGAACCGTCAACGCTTTGTGAATCACTATTACGATAAAAATGATGGCGGTAATTCTTACATACAAGTGCGTGATATCGTGTGGACCGAAGACAACTGGCCAGAACTGGGGCAGCCGTTTATGGGCCGTTACCTGAGCGCCGAAGCGGAACACGGCATCCTCACGCATGTGGATATCTCGAGTAGCTCCAAGGCTTCGAACGGCGAATTTGTCGCTTACATCAACTACGATGACAGCAAGATTCGCTTGCCGATGATTATCCCGCAGGCGGGCGATTACCTTATCCGTTACCGTTACGACAACAACTGGACTGAGGACGGTGCAAACGGCAGTTCGCATTTCGTGGACATCAATGGCAAGACGCAAGAAGTGCAGTTGCCGTTGACTGGTGCTTGGAGTGAATTCCCTGAAAAATCTGTGGTGTACATCCCGACAAAGCTCAAGCGCGGCTCGAACTTCATCGAGATTACGAAGGGCAAGCATTACGCTGAACTTGACCGCCTTGACTTTTTACGCATCATCCGCGATACCATTCCCGGCAATGGCTTTGATAACGGTATCCGCGTGCGTTTGACCGAAGATGATGAGCTTGCAATTAAGGACGGCGGCTACGCGATTTTCGAGAACGTGGTTACCGACTCCATCGTTGGTGTAGGCGTCAGCATTCAGGTGAAAAATAGCGCTGGCGGTACTCTCTCGCTCCGCACCGAAAGCAAAAAAGGCGATGTGATTTCCAAGTGCGAATTGCCCACGGCTGGCGATTCCAAGTGGACTGACGTGCAATGTTCGAATTTGCCGAAGCTCAAAGGCGTACAGGACTTTTACCTTACGGCGGAAGGTCTCGGTGGCGAAACTCTCGTCGGGAACATTAGGTTCGGCAAGGCTGCGGACACGTTGAAGGTGTCGATTCCTGGTAATTTCCGACCGAATTCCGGCGCAAATCGCATTCTTCGCAGTGGTGAAATGCCCCAAAATGGTTATCACGACCTTAAGGGCCGCCGTTTCGACAAGCTAATTCCGTACAGGGTGATGTTTTAA
- a CDS encoding glutaminyl-peptide cyclotransferase produces MKFSALLLFAFVLSSAYAEAPRVEPTILDSVPHEQSHFTQGLSFDGKDMIETTGLYGKSGLYRRTLDGKILDSARIEERYFGEGSVVLGDEVYYLTWKSHKAFIYSRKPFKKKGEFRIPTEGWGLTLWRDQLLMSNGSDELLQIAPGGFAVSGIIKVTDGRYSIKLLNELEVVGNVLYANIWQTDLIAEIELPSGKVLRYIDFAKKAGEIRDRFPGVDVLNGIAYDGKNFWITGKLWPQIYKVKF; encoded by the coding sequence ATGAAATTTTCCGCTCTCTTGCTTTTCGCTTTTGTTCTCTCGTCTGCTTACGCCGAAGCTCCTCGCGTTGAGCCTACGATTCTCGATTCTGTTCCGCACGAACAGTCGCATTTTACGCAGGGACTCTCGTTTGACGGCAAGGACATGATTGAAACGACAGGGCTGTACGGAAAATCTGGACTGTACCGCCGCACGCTCGACGGAAAAATTTTGGATTCTGCCCGCATCGAGGAACGCTATTTTGGCGAAGGTTCCGTAGTGCTTGGCGATGAAGTTTATTACCTCACTTGGAAATCGCATAAGGCCTTTATCTACTCGCGCAAGCCGTTTAAAAAGAAGGGTGAGTTCCGCATCCCGACCGAAGGTTGGGGGCTTACGCTTTGGCGTGACCAACTCTTGATGAGTAATGGCTCCGATGAACTTTTGCAAATTGCGCCGGGCGGCTTTGCGGTGTCGGGAATCATTAAAGTGACTGATGGTCGCTATTCCATAAAACTACTGAACGAACTAGAAGTTGTCGGAAATGTTTTATACGCAAATATCTGGCAGACGGATTTGATTGCCGAAATTGAACTCCCTAGCGGGAAGGTGCTGCGCTATATCGACTTTGCAAAAAAAGCGGGGGAGATTCGCGACCGATTCCCCGGTGTCGATGTTTTGAATGGCATCGCCTACGATGGCAAGAACTTCTGGATTACCGGCAAACTCTGGCCGCAAATCTATAAAGTCAAGTTTTAA
- a CDS encoding DUF4416 family protein has translation MGEIRTPAKVKIIVGILAKDAKSVEAVRGVLKSRFGEEDLNLKPFPFTFTNYYKEEIGEAPVRAFFSYENLVDRETIVDIKLWTNDIELEIAKENGTPGLRPVNLDPGYMTLGQFFLATTKDQRQRVYMQRGIFVEPTLYFQDGHFHAFDWTYRDYQSENYIKYLEEVRKRLAYQMTTGKPYSQRINKKRD, from the coding sequence ATGGGTGAAATCAGAACTCCTGCCAAAGTGAAAATCATCGTCGGCATTCTTGCCAAAGATGCCAAGTCCGTAGAGGCGGTCCGCGGAGTGCTCAAGTCGCGTTTCGGCGAAGAAGACCTGAACCTGAAACCGTTCCCGTTCACGTTCACCAACTACTACAAAGAAGAAATTGGCGAAGCACCGGTACGCGCGTTCTTTAGCTACGAGAATCTCGTGGACCGCGAAACGATTGTCGACATCAAGCTTTGGACAAACGATATTGAACTCGAAATTGCAAAGGAAAACGGGACTCCGGGGCTGCGCCCTGTAAATCTCGATCCGGGCTACATGACGCTTGGGCAGTTCTTTTTGGCAACGACCAAGGACCAGCGCCAGCGCGTTTATATGCAGCGCGGGATTTTCGTGGAGCCAACGTTATACTTCCAGGATGGGCATTTCCACGCTTTTGACTGGACGTATCGCGACTACCAGAGTGAAAATTACATCAAGTATCTCGAAGAGGTGCGCAAGCGCCTCGCCTACCAAATGACGACGGGAAAACCGTATAGTCAAAGAATAAACAAAAAGCGAGATTAA
- a CDS encoding efflux RND transporter periplasmic adaptor subunit translates to MVKALQSALKKTNAKIGQLTTVFDIVQKVLEKEKFKQAALTLVSEIADRHHAERVSFGWLKHDYIQLKAISHTDHFEKKMQIVRDLEGAMEEAYEQDASILYPPPENNLLATRMHEAYSQTYNARYMLSVPVRHGDDIIGIITCERKGLAFSDEEATQIHLASNLCSARLLELYQKSSWFGARIARSIRKGLGKLLGYEHTWAKFFTIVGIAFVLFATLYPLEYKVSSPAILKTDKIIYLTAPFDGYIDSVYVKPGDVVYKGQEILRLDQEELKLEEADLLAQEQDNRREIQKAQASRELAEMRIQQAKLAQTLAKLKIVRYKLSKAVIRATADSAIIVEGDLQKKIGAPVNQGAELFQMASIENIYVEVDVSELEIGNIPQDGEGLLAIKSRPDYVYRFKTERISPTATVKDQENTFPVRGEFVYKVPGWFRPGMTGIAKIFAGQKTLWWILSHQAIDYLRLKLWW, encoded by the coding sequence ATGGTGAAGGCGTTGCAGAGCGCCTTGAAAAAGACCAATGCAAAAATTGGCCAATTGACAACTGTTTTCGACATCGTCCAAAAAGTTCTCGAAAAAGAAAAATTCAAACAAGCAGCCCTCACTCTCGTAAGCGAAATTGCAGACCGTCATCACGCCGAACGCGTAAGCTTTGGATGGCTCAAGCACGACTACATCCAGCTCAAGGCCATAAGCCACACGGACCATTTCGAAAAAAAGATGCAAATTGTACGAGATCTCGAAGGCGCCATGGAAGAGGCATACGAACAAGACGCATCGATTCTCTACCCGCCACCCGAAAACAACCTGCTTGCAACGCGCATGCACGAAGCATACAGCCAAACATACAACGCACGCTATATGCTTTCTGTACCGGTTCGTCACGGCGACGACATCATCGGGATTATCACCTGTGAACGCAAAGGATTAGCCTTTAGCGACGAAGAAGCAACACAAATCCACCTGGCCTCGAACCTCTGCAGCGCACGACTTTTAGAGCTATACCAAAAAAGTAGCTGGTTTGGCGCAAGGATAGCCCGTAGCATACGCAAAGGGCTAGGCAAGCTTTTAGGTTACGAACACACCTGGGCCAAGTTCTTTACGATAGTAGGGATTGCGTTTGTCCTTTTCGCAACTTTGTACCCGCTAGAATATAAGGTAAGCTCCCCCGCCATTTTAAAGACCGACAAGATTATTTATTTAACGGCCCCGTTCGATGGTTATATCGACAGTGTCTATGTAAAGCCAGGCGATGTCGTGTACAAAGGGCAAGAGATTCTCCGCCTTGATCAAGAAGAGCTGAAGCTCGAAGAAGCGGATTTGCTAGCCCAAGAACAGGACAATCGCCGAGAGATTCAAAAAGCGCAGGCCAGCCGAGAACTCGCCGAGATGCGAATCCAGCAGGCAAAACTCGCTCAGACGCTTGCAAAGCTAAAAATTGTACGTTACAAGCTCTCCAAGGCCGTAATTCGCGCCACCGCCGATAGCGCCATCATTGTCGAAGGTGACTTGCAAAAGAAAATCGGGGCTCCGGTCAATCAAGGTGCAGAACTTTTCCAAATGGCATCCATCGAGAACATTTACGTCGAAGTGGATGTCAGTGAACTCGAAATTGGGAACATTCCACAAGACGGTGAAGGACTGCTCGCCATCAAGAGCCGTCCCGATTACGTTTACCGATTCAAGACGGAACGCATAAGCCCAACCGCCACAGTCAAGGACCAAGAAAACACCTTCCCCGTTCGCGGAGAATTTGTATACAAAGTTCCAGGTTGGTTCCGTCCTGGCATGACTGGCATTGCAAAAATTTTCGCAGGACAAAAGACGCTCTGGTGGATTCTCTCGCACCAGGCCATCGATTACCTGAGACTCAAACTTTGGTGGTAA
- a CDS encoding DUF6088 family protein, with translation MLLKFLKSKFGPGKPIFTEDAESLGLSAGNLRQQFKKLVDAGELSRFEPGVYFLPDPNHEYYPISSNMVAEYKYITNGDEIYGYYSGYTFANQLGLCLQVPYKEEIVTNNTTAIAREVKVGEIPFYIRRAKVEVTKDNRNVLQLLDLLKDVEEYTDYCCEEEAPDIIRKHILRNKILRADVDKYIENFPLKTYKYIYDLRLYDVFA, from the coding sequence ATGCTTTTGAAATTCCTGAAATCAAAATTTGGGCCGGGGAAACCGATATTCACTGAGGACGCCGAATCACTCGGACTTTCGGCTGGCAATCTGCGTCAACAATTCAAAAAACTGGTAGACGCAGGTGAACTTTCGCGATTTGAGCCAGGAGTCTATTTTTTACCGGATCCCAACCACGAATATTATCCCATATCATCTAACATGGTCGCGGAATACAAGTACATCACCAATGGCGACGAGATTTATGGATATTATTCGGGTTACACCTTCGCAAATCAGCTTGGGCTTTGTCTGCAGGTGCCGTATAAAGAAGAAATCGTAACGAACAACACCACCGCCATCGCACGCGAAGTAAAAGTCGGAGAAATTCCATTTTATATTCGCCGAGCCAAGGTTGAGGTCACCAAGGACAACCGCAACGTTCTTCAACTTTTGGATTTACTGAAGGATGTCGAAGAATATACCGACTACTGTTGCGAGGAAGAAGCTCCCGACATAATCCGCAAGCATATCTTGCGCAACAAGATTCTCCGTGCCGACGTAGATAAGTACATCGAGAACTTCCCTCTAAAAACATACAAGTATATCTACGATTTGAGGCTTTACGATGTATTTGCATGA